The region CACCCACCAGCGGGGGATAGGCCAGCCGGACACCCGCGTCCGCCGGTGCGGCCAGCCGCCGCGCCTCGGCCGAGAAGGCCGTCGCGGACTCCAGCAGCGTCTCGGCGTACGGCAGCAGCGCCTTTCCCGCGGGTGTCAGCCGCACCTCGCGGCTGGTCCGCTCGAACAGACGGACCCCGAGCACGCGCTCCAGCCGCCCGACGGCCTGGCTCGCCGCGGGCTGGGAGACGCCCATCTCGGCGGCGGCGCGGGAGAAGCTGAGATGCCGGGCGACGAGGGCGAAGCAGCCGATGTCACGCAGTGGCGGGGCGGGGTCCACGGGTCAGGGCCTGCGGCCGACCCCGCACCCGGCGTCGGCCTCGATGGAGTCGGTCACCCCGGGCGGAGAGCTGGTCGGCAGGGCGTGGACGCGCACCAGCACCAGCGGGTCGTTGTCGACGTACACGAAGTGGTCCTTGCCCCCGAGGGAGTAGTTCGCGATGCGCGCCGCGTGCGGCACGCTCGTTCGAGCCCGGGACGG is a window of Microbispora sp. NBC_01189 DNA encoding:
- a CDS encoding SAM-dependent methyltransferase, which gives rise to MPHAARIANYSLGGKDHFVYVDNDPLVLVRVHALPTSSPPGVTDSIEADAGCGVGRRP